Proteins encoded together in one Rossellomorea sp. y25 window:
- a CDS encoding GNAT family N-acetyltransferase gives MITKLNYDQFEESLQLSEYAFQYAVPSEDRERRFQQTKEHTVYGIYEEEKLAAKLHLIPLEIQMGKQVYPMGGIAGVATYPEFRRRGHIRQLMNHSLLMMKEEGKVISMLHPFYIDFYRKFGWEVFTFFHKVQLEKKDLVPLKPHNGHIKRFTKDTYPNELEVVYNRYAEDYNGMLVRSENWWRERSITDLWIAIYYNEQGDATGYLTYEVKKEKIKVEEFIPLTSDARIGLWNFICQHDSMVKEAELILNPCEALPYMLKDPAVKMEKYPYFMARIVDVENFLKKHVKEINFSYQLSLSITDSTAAWNNNTFIVNKNEVLAGGKVEDPISMDINTFSGLAFGVHTPQALIQMGKLQCGDGELHKLKALSQGKQPFFYDFF, from the coding sequence ATGATTACAAAATTAAACTACGATCAATTTGAAGAATCCTTACAGTTATCCGAATATGCGTTTCAGTATGCTGTACCAAGTGAAGACAGGGAGAGACGTTTTCAACAAACTAAAGAACATACTGTATATGGAATATATGAAGAAGAAAAATTAGCAGCAAAGCTTCACCTGATACCTTTGGAAATACAGATGGGGAAACAGGTGTACCCCATGGGGGGCATTGCAGGAGTCGCCACCTATCCGGAGTTTAGAAGAAGAGGGCACATACGTCAATTGATGAACCATTCATTACTAATGATGAAGGAAGAAGGCAAAGTCATATCCATGCTTCATCCATTTTATATTGATTTCTATCGTAAATTCGGCTGGGAGGTATTTACATTCTTCCACAAGGTACAGCTTGAGAAGAAGGACCTTGTACCTTTAAAACCTCACAATGGCCACATTAAAAGATTTACCAAGGATACGTATCCCAATGAATTAGAAGTGGTTTATAATCGTTACGCGGAAGACTATAATGGTATGCTCGTCCGTTCTGAAAACTGGTGGAGGGAAAGAAGCATCACGGATTTATGGATAGCTATATATTATAATGAACAAGGTGACGCAACCGGATATCTTACATATGAAGTGAAAAAGGAAAAGATAAAGGTTGAAGAATTTATTCCACTTACAAGTGATGCAAGAATTGGATTATGGAACTTTATTTGTCAGCACGACTCCATGGTAAAAGAGGCAGAGCTTATTTTGAATCCGTGTGAAGCCTTACCGTATATGTTGAAGGACCCTGCAGTTAAAATGGAGAAGTACCCATACTTTATGGCAAGAATCGTCGACGTGGAAAACTTCTTAAAGAAACATGTAAAAGAAATCAATTTTTCCTATCAACTGTCACTTTCCATTACTGATTCAACAGCTGCCTGGAATAACAATACTTTCATTGTTAACAAAAATGAAGTGCTCGCGGGAGGAAAGGTGGAGGATCCTATCTCAATGGATATAAACACTTTTTCCGGGTTAGCTTTTGGAGTACATACCCCACAGGCTCTAATCCAAATGGGAAAACTCCAATGCGGAGATGGGGAGCTTCATAAGCTAAAAGCCTTATCGCAGGGAAAACAGCCGTTTTTTTATGATTTCTTTTAA
- the ytvI gene encoding sporulation integral membrane protein YtvI has protein sequence MSKFFTKKVLMITLIFLILAITAFFILPVSVPLITAIITALFLEPAVSFIQKRFSAKRRIAVLSVFILFLLLISVSSFFVTTKVVGEGIKLIEDAPKYVNQLSDIWLDYEDRLLNATEDLPDELVKSFSEDVQNFLNSGKTKILNSVNIEKISVFLSYIPNYLVSFLVYLIALFLFMLDLPRIKKSIYGHLTERTAEKVTFMTSRLTYVIFGFFKAQFLVSIIIFIVSLIGLLFIAPDVAIVMSIIIWVIDFIPLIGSIVVLGPWAIFHLLTGNIALGTQLAVLAAILLIIRRTVEPKVMGTHIGLSPLATLIAMYLGLKLFGVLGFIIGPLLLIVFNSAKEAGIIKTNFKL, from the coding sequence TTGTCAAAGTTTTTCACGAAAAAGGTATTAATGATTACGCTGATCTTCTTAATACTTGCTATAACTGCTTTTTTTATATTACCAGTTTCCGTCCCCTTAATTACTGCGATTATTACTGCTCTTTTCCTGGAGCCTGCCGTTAGCTTTATTCAAAAGCGTTTCTCGGCAAAACGTCGAATTGCGGTACTTTCCGTTTTTATACTGTTTCTACTTCTTATTAGCGTTTCCTCGTTCTTCGTTACTACCAAAGTCGTTGGTGAAGGTATCAAGCTGATAGAAGATGCACCGAAATATGTTAACCAGTTGAGCGATATATGGCTTGATTATGAGGATAGGCTGTTGAACGCGACGGAGGATCTTCCTGATGAATTAGTGAAAAGCTTCAGTGAAGACGTTCAAAACTTCCTGAATAGTGGAAAGACGAAAATTCTTAACTCTGTAAATATTGAAAAGATAAGCGTATTTTTATCTTATATACCCAATTACTTAGTAAGTTTTCTCGTTTACTTAATAGCTCTTTTTCTATTCATGTTGGATTTACCACGCATTAAGAAATCCATTTATGGTCACTTGACAGAAAGAACTGCAGAGAAAGTAACGTTTATGACTTCCCGACTCACTTACGTTATTTTTGGATTCTTTAAAGCTCAATTCCTGGTGAGTATTATCATCTTTATCGTTTCCTTAATCGGATTATTATTTATAGCTCCCGATGTTGCGATCGTTATGTCGATCATCATATGGGTGATTGACTTTATTCCTTTGATTGGATCGATCGTCGTGTTGGGCCCTTGGGCTATTTTCCATCTGCTGACAGGAAATATCGCATTAGGAACCCAACTTGCTGTATTAGCTGCCATTCTGCTTATTATTAGAAGAACGGTAGAGCCTAAGGTGATGGGTACCCATATTGGTTTATCTCCGCTTGCTACATTGATCGCCATGTATCTCGGGCTTAAACTCTTTGGTGTATTGGGCTTTATCATCGGTCCATTATTACTCATTGTGTTTAACTCCGCTAAAGAGGCAGGTATTATAAAAACGAATTTCAAGTTATAA
- a CDS encoding YugN family protein, whose protein sequence is MRFEGTEFESLKVDLNRLDEIMESHGLVRAGQWDYERVTYDRKFEIREGIFYLRIQGLAVEGDIGKHDAVIQLMTPLLGKHYYPHGVEYGEGEEFPKHLVTSCEKLIADVKKEATNFAW, encoded by the coding sequence ATGCGTTTTGAAGGAACAGAATTTGAAAGCTTAAAAGTGGATTTAAACCGATTAGACGAAATCATGGAATCTCATGGTCTTGTTCGTGCAGGTCAATGGGATTACGAAAGAGTAACATACGATCGCAAATTCGAAATTAGAGAAGGTATTTTCTATTTACGAATTCAAGGTCTTGCTGTTGAAGGAGATATCGGTAAGCATGACGCCGTTATTCAATTAATGACCCCACTATTAGGTAAGCACTATTATCCACATGGTGTAGAATACGGTGAAGGTGAAGAATTCCCTAAACACCTGGTCACTTCTTGTGAAAAACTTATTGCAGATGTCAAAAAAGAAGCAACGAACTTCGCTTGGTAA
- a CDS encoding CBS domain-containing protein: MTKIKEIMTKDVETCSLLDNVYEVALKMKEHNVGSIPIVDGEKIVGMMTDRDIVLRCIAEKHPASSKVEDIMSTHLITIGPESEAEEAAHIMAEHQIRRLPIVDGDRLLGMVSLGDFAIRESLGRQAYVALENISESNFRNKPF; this comes from the coding sequence ATGACCAAAATCAAGGAAATAATGACAAAAGACGTTGAAACCTGTTCATTACTGGACAATGTCTATGAGGTTGCTCTTAAAATGAAGGAACATAATGTAGGATCCATTCCCATCGTGGATGGTGAAAAGATTGTTGGAATGATGACAGACCGGGATATCGTCCTCCGCTGTATTGCTGAAAAACACCCAGCTTCATCAAAGGTAGAGGACATTATGAGTACACACTTAATAACCATTGGCCCTGAGAGCGAAGCAGAAGAAGCGGCTCATATCATGGCCGAGCATCAGATTCGCAGACTCCCTATTGTCGATGGAGACCGATTGCTCGGGATGGTCTCTTTAGGTGATTTTGCTATAAGGGAATCACTGGGCAGACAGGCCTACGTTGCGTTAGAAAATATATCTGAATCGAATTTCAGAAATAAACCGTTTTAA